GCGCGCCGGGCGCCCCGAGCCCGAGGTCGTCGTCGGTCCGCGCGTCGCCGGCGGGCTCGGCGTCCGGCGCGAGGTACCCGAGGTCGGCCAGCGTCCCGATCACGGTCTCGACTTCGTCGCGTGTCGGTTCGAGGCCGAGTTCCTCGACCGACCAGCGGATGAGCGCATCGACGTCTCGCTCGCCGTTCATCGCGCACGCGACGGAATACTCCACCTCGTAGAACCGGAAGGTCTGCTCGGTGTCGGGATCCGTGACGTCGATGAACCGCTGGCCCTCGATCTCGAGCGGCGTGGCGACGAGGTCGGAGCGAAAGCGAGGACGAGTCGGTGCTGTAGCCATGGTCATCGGTGCGCGCTAGCCGCCGCGCTTGAGCTCGGTCAGGACGAGCTTCGCCACGGCCTTGAGCGTGTCGAACACCCCTACGCCTTTGGTCGCCACCGCTTCGAAGCTGGCGACCTTCGTCGGGTTGAGCAACTCTTCGAGTTCCTCGAGCGGCGCCGCGTTCGGCAAGTCGCGCTTGTTGTACTGGACGACGTACGGGAGCTTGTCGAGATCGTAGCCCTGCTCCTTCAGGTTGTCGCGCAGGTTCTCGAGCGACTCGATGTTCGCTTCCATCCGCTCCATCTGCGAGTCGGCGACGAACACCACGCCATCGACGCCCTTGAGGATGAGCTTGCGGCTGGCGTCGTAGAACACCTGGCCGGGAACCGTGTACAGGTGGAACCGCGTGCGGAACCCGCGGATCTCTCCGAGCGACAGCGGCAGAAAGTCGAAAAACAGCGTCCGCTCCGTCTCGGTCGCGAGCTCGAGCATCTTGCCCTTCGCCTCCGGGTTCGTCTTGTTGTAGATGTACCGGAGGTTCGTCGTCTTGCCGCACAGGCCGGGCCCGTAGTAGACGATCTTGCAGTTGATCTCGCGCGATGAGTAGTTGATGAAACTCATGCGAACCCGGCCGGTCGCTAGTCGTTGAACAGGTTGTCGATGTCGTCGTCGGTGATCTCGGCGAAGACGTTGGCCGCGGCCGAGTCCTGGCTCTTGCGGAACAGCTCCTCGAGGATCTTTTCGAGCGCGCCCGCCGCCTTGCGCACGCGCAGGCGCACGAGGCCGAGAGAGGACCGCTCGTCGAACAGGACGACGACGATCATCCTGCCGGCGACGATGCTGATGTGCACGTTGGTGCGCTCGCCCTCGTGGAACTGGCCGGCGAACTCTTTTTCCTGTAACAGGTTCGCGATCCCGCCGGTGGCCGCGACATTGCCCGCCGTAAGCGACGACAGCGACGTGACGTCGAGGTTGTCGACTTCGCCGGCCGCTGCGATCGACTGGCCGTTCTTGTCGATGACCAGCACGGCGATGGCGTTCGAGTCCCGATGCAGGCTCTGGCAGACCGCGTTGATCTGCTCGAGCTCCTCCTCGTACATGACGAGCTGGTTGGTCGACAAAGTCTGTTCCCCCGCGTATCCAGCGACTTAGCCGACTGTACAGGACGCGTGCGGGCGCTTTCAAGCCGGCGGGACCGCTATCGGCCCCGCGAACGCGCTCTCGGCGACGTCACACCTCGGAGCGGTGGTCGAGCGCGCGCGCGATGGTCGCCCGATCCGCATACTCCAGTTCGCCCCCGACCGGCAGGCCGCTGGCGATGCGGGTGACGCGGATTCCGAGGGGTTTGATGAGTCGCGCCAGATACATGGCCGTGGCCTCGCCCTCCACGTTGGCGCTCAGCGCGAGGATCACCTCGTCGATGTCGCCGGGTTGCAGCCGCGCCATCAGCTCGCCGATGCGCAGGTCCTCCGGGCCGATTCCCTCGAGCGGCGACAGCAGCCCGTGCAAGACGTGGTACGCGCCACGGTAGCCGCCGGTGCGCTCGATCGCGAGCAGGTCGGACGGCAGCGCGACGACGCAGATCGAGCGCGTGTCGCGCCGGGCGTCGGCGCACAGCGCGCACGGGTCGGCCTCCGTGAGGTGTTGGCACACCGAACACAGGCGGATCTTGTCGACGACCTCTTCGAGAGCTTGCGCCAGCTCGCGCACGTGCGCCTCGGGCGCGCGCACGATGTGCAGCGCCAGGCGCGTCGCGGTCTTTTCGCCGATGCCCGGCAGGCGCGACAGCCGTTGGACGAGGCGCGTGATGGGATCGGACACGGGTCGACACGCTACAGCCGATCGGACCCGGCCGCCACGGGCAACGCCGCGCGGCCCCGGGCGGCCGCTAAAACAGCTGGGGCATCCCCGGGATGGCGAGCCCGCCGGTGAGCTTGGCCATTTCGGCCTTCGTCATCTCGCGCACCTTTTCGATTGCCTGGTTGACCGCCGCGGTCACGAGGTCCTCCAGCATGGCGACGTCCGCGGGGTCGACGACCTCCGGGTCGATCCGGATCGACACGACGTCGTACTGCCCGTTGACGGTCGCGGTCACCATGCCGCCGCCGGCCGACGCCTCGCAGGTCTTGGCGGCGAGCTGCGCTTGCACGTCGGCGACCTTGCGCTGCATGTCCTGTGCGAGCTGAACGAGGTTGCCCAGGTCGGGCATCTTGAATCCGCCGTCATCCGCCATCGGTCTTGATCTCCTTGATGTGGGCGATTTCGGCGCCGAACGTGTGGAGCACGAGCTGCGTGAGGGGGTGTTCGCGGGCTTCCCTTTCGCGCTCGGCCCGCTCGCGTTCCGCGCGTTCGCGGTCGATTTCGACGAGCGACTTGGCCTGGACCGGGGCATCGGCGGCGCCCGCGACCACGCGGAAGCGCACGCGCCGGCCGAACCGCTTGCCGAGGACCGTTTCGATCAGGCTGACGTTGGCGCGCTCTTGCGCGATCGCCGCCTCCATGGATCCTTCGGGCAGCGCGACGGTGACGGCATCTTCGGTCCACGACACGATGCGCGCCTGCTGGGCGGCCGCGACCAGCGTCATGGCGCGGGCGGCTTCGAGCTCGGCGATCACGGCCTCCCACTCGGCGAGAGGGTCGGCCGGAGGAGTCCCCCGCGGCGCGGGGCCGCCCGCGGCCCCGGCGCTCGCGCTGGCCGGCCGGGCCGGCGCGCCGCGCGCATCGCTCGCCGCGGGCGCGGGAACCGGGGCACCGTCGCCGGGCACCGGGGCGCGCCGGCGCGAGTCCGCGGGCGCGGATCGGGCGTGCGGCTCCGCGGCTCGCGGGTCGCCCGCCGCGGGCGATCCGCTGGCCGCCGCCGGACCCGCGGCCTCGCGCACCGCGCCACCGGTCCCCGGCCTCGCGGGCCTCGCGGCACCGCGGCCGCCGTCGCGCGCCGGTTCGCCGGCGCCGCCGCCCTGCCCGGCCGCGCTGCCGCCCGTCACCCGAAAGCTGCCGCGGCCGAGACGCCGCTCCAACTCCTCCAATCTGTCGAGCAGGTCGCCCAGCGGCAGGACCGGTTCGGTCGCCGCCACGTCGATCAGCGCCAGGTCCAGCGCGAGCCGCGGCATGCGCGTGCCGGCCAGCTCGTCGCACGCGCGCAGCATCCGCTCGTACAGCTGGCGCACGCGCGGGCGGTCGAGCGCCGCGGCCTGGCTCGCGAGTTCGGCGCGCTCCTCGTCCGAGCCCTCGACCAGCTCGACGGCGCCGCCGGACGCCTGCAACACGGCAAGATCTCTCACGTAACGCACGATCGCGCGCGCGATTTGCACCTCGTCCACGCCGCGCGCGACCGCGGCGTCGACCGCCTCGAGCGCGGTCTTGGCGTCGCCCGCGGCGAGCGCGGTGACCAGCGACCGCGTGAGCGCCCGGTCGGCGACGCCCAGCACCTCCGCCACCCGCGCTTCGGCGATCGGTTCGTCGCCGGCAAACGAGATCATCTGGTCGGCCAGCGACAGCGCGTCGCGCACCGACCCGCCGCTTTCGCGCACGATCAACGCGAGCGCGGCGCGTTCGAAGTCGATCCCCTCCTTGCGGAAGATGTCCTCGAGGAATGCGGTGAGTTTCGCCGCCGGCACGAGCTTGAAGTCGTACCGTTGGCAACGGGACAAGATCGTGTTGGGCAGCTTGTGCGGCTCGGTGGTCGCGAGGACGAACGTCACGTGCGGCGGCGGCTCCTCGAGCGTCTTGAGGAGCGCGTTGAACGCCTCCGTCGTGAGCATGTGGACTTCGTCGATGACGTAGACCTTCTTGCGAAGCTGCGCCGGCTGATAGCGCACCGCCTCGCGCAGCTCGCGGATCGCGTCGATGCCGCGGTTCGACGCGCCGTCCATTTCGTAGTAGTCGACGGCGCTGCCGTTGGCGATCGCCGTGCAACTTTCACACTCGCCGCACGGATCGGCGGTCGGCCCGCGCGCGCAGTTGAGCGCCTTGCCCAGGATGCGCGCGGCCGTCGTCTTGCCGACGCCCCGCGGGCCGCAGAACAAGAATGCGTGATGCACGCGGTCTTGCGCGAACGCATTGGCGAGCGTGCGCGTGACGTGCTCCTGCCCGACGACCTGCGAGAAGGTCTGGGGCCGGTATTTCCGCGCGAGGACGAGGTAGCTCATGAAAAAAGGCCGGCGATCCGAGTGGATCGCCGGCCGGGACTATAACCGCTCGCGCGCGGGCCGCAAACGGCTCGAATTGGGTGGCCCCAGGCACCCGCTCGGACCGCTACCGTTGCTCCCTTCCGGGCCTGGCGGGATTCACGTTCCTTGCGCCGCCCGGGACCAAAACTGTGCCAGAAACTAGGAATGGACGGCAGTGGGCGGAGAGGGCGGGATTCGAACCCGCGGTAGGTTGCCCTACACACGATTTCCAGTCGTGCACCTTCGGCCTCTCGGTCACCTCTCCAAACGGGGGTGGCGGCACGGCGCGCGACCTCGGGTGCAGACCGGCGGCGTAGAGGAGAGGGCGGGATTCGAACCCGCGGTAGCTTGCGCTACATCTGATTTCGAATCAGACACCTTCGGCCTCTCGGTCACCTCTCCGTATCGGTTTCGTCGTGGCGGCCCGGCGGGACCGCCTCACCGCCGGCTGTGCGCGCAGCCGCCTTGCGCGCGCGCAGCGCCTCGAAGAACGCGGTGAGCAACGCGCCGCACTCGCCGGCGCGCACGCCGCCGACGACCTCGACCCGGTGGTTGAGCCGGCCGTCGGTCGGAATCGCGTACAGGGTTCGCACCGCCCCCGCCTTCGGGTTGTCGCATCCGTACACGAGCCGCCGGACGCGGGCGTTGACCAGCGCCCCGGCGCACATGGGACACGGCTCTTGCGTCACGTAGAGCGTACCCTCCACTCGCCAGTTGCCGACCCGGCGCGCGGCGGCGCGAAGCGCCTCGATTTCCGCATGGGCGGTGGGGTCGCCGGTCGCCTGGCGGCGGTTGCGCCCCGTCGCCACGAGCTGCCCGTCGATCGCGATCGCCGCACCGACGGGGACGTCGCCGGCGGCGCCGGCGGCGCGGGCCTGCTCGAGCGCGATGCCCATGAGTTGTTCGTCAGTCATCCGCGGATCCAAGAGGATTCGAACCTCTAACCCCCGGTTCCGTAGACCGGTGCTCTATCCAATTGAGCTATGGATCCCAAGGTTCCCGTTGGCGGAGAGGGCGGGATTCGAACCCGCGGTGCAGGTCAACCCCACACGCTGGTTTAGCAAACCAGTGCCTTCAGCCACTCGGCCACCTCTCCAGCACCACGTCGCCAACCCACTTACCTCGTCTCTATTCGATTGTCAGCCTGGCGGAGGAGGAGGGATTCGAACCCCCGGTAGGTTGCCCTACGGCGGTTTTCAAGACCGCTGCCTTCGACCACTCGGCCACTCCTCCGGTACATCCGGAGGCGGAGCACCGGCGAGTATAGGGATCGAGCGGCCGTTGTAAAGGGGCTGAGCTGCACCGGGGCGCATTTTCGGCGCCGCCGGGCCGCGGACGCGGCGGCGCACCGCGCGCACGCGGAGCCCGGGACCCGCGCCCCAACGCCGGGCAATTTCGCGACCGCGGTTAACGCGCGCTCGACCGGCGGGTCAGCAGTCCCGTGAGCTACGCTTTCGCGCAGGGCCTGCCGGCCGCCGCCGGCGCCGACCGCCGCCCCGTGACCGCCGACTCCGACACCGACCTGGTCGAGCGCGCCAACCGCGGTGATCGCGGGGCGTTCGAGGAGCTGGTTCGGCGCTACCAGCGGCCGCTGTTCTACCTGGCGCTGCGCTACGTGAAAAACGAGGCCGATGCTGCCGACGTCGTGCAGCGCGCATTCGTGCGGGCGTTCCGCGGGCTGCGCCGGTTTCGCGGCGAGGCGTCCGTTCGCACGTGGCTGTACCGCATCGCGATCAACCTGTCGCTCAACCACGTGCGCGACCGGCGGCGCGAGCAGCCGGCCGACATCGACGCGGCGGCGCTGCGGACGGAGGCCGTCGGCTCGGCCCGGCTGGAGCGGCGCGAGCGCGCGCGCCGGCTGCGGGCGGCGATCGCGCAGCTTCCGCCGAAGCAGCGCGCGGTCGTCGAGCTGCGCATCTACGACGAGCTGCCGTTTCGCGACATCGCCGCGGTCGTCGGGGGCACGGAGAACGCGGCCAAAGTCAACTTCCACTACGGGATGCGCCGGTTGCGCGCGCTCGTGCAGGCCCAGGAGGACGTGCCATGACCGATCCGCGCGCGTGGCTTGCGGCCTACGCCGACGGCGGGCTGTCGCCGGAGGAGGCCGCCGAGGTCGAGCGATGGCTGGCCGACCGCCCGGAGGCGCGCCGCGAGGTCGACGACCTGCGCGCGCTCATCGCCGAGGTGCGCGCCGCGGCGCCGGCGCCGCGCGAGGAGCCGGCGTGGCACGCGATGCGCCGGGCGATCGTCGCCGCGGTCGAGGCCGACGCGGCGCCGTGGTGGCGGCGCGCGGTGGCGGCGGTTCGGGCGTACCGGGCGGTGGCGGCGGCGAGCGCGGCCGGGGCGCTCGCGCTCGCGTTCGCCGCGGTCGTCGCGCACCGGCCGGCCGCGCGCGAGGAGTCGGCGACGGCAAAAGCGATGGCGTCCGCCGCCGCGGCGGGCGATTGGCTGCCGTCGCCCGACGACCTGCCCGGGCTCGCCGAGGCGTGGGAGGCCGATTCCATCGTGTTCGATCTCGACCCCGACGAGGGATTCGAAGGCCTCGTCGACTCGGGCGACGGGGCCGGCGATGCGGCCGGCGACGTGTGGAGCGACGCGCTGTCCGCGGCCGGCGCGGACGACGACGCGCTGGACTTCTCGCGACCGCCGCCGGAGGCGGAGCTGTACGAGCTGTCTGACGACGAGATCGAAGCCATCTACGCATACCTGAAAGGAGTGTCACCGTCATGATCCGAAACTTGGTTGCCCTACTGGTCGCGGGGGTGGTCGCGGCCGCCCCCGCGGTCTCCGACGCCCAGACCAAGCGGTCCCGCCGCAAGGCCGCGGAGCCGCCGGCCGCCCAGCTCACGCCGGAGCAGCGGGCCAAGGTCCGCCAGCGGGTGCGCGCCCTGCGCGCGTGGAAACTCACCGAGGCGCTCAACCTCGACGAGGCCACGGCCGCGAAGCTATTTCCAGTGCTCGACAGCTTCGATGACAAGTTCGTCGAGGCGATGCGCGAGGGGGCGGAATTGCGCGGGCGCTTGCGCAAGGCGATCGAAGGCGGCGGCCGGGTCGACGACGCCGCGGTCAATCGCATCGTGGACGCGATGCTCGCCAACCAGCGGCGGATCTGGGAGTTGAATGAGCAACGGTTTGCCGCCGTGCGGAAGGTGTTGTCGCCGGTGCAGGCAGCCAAGGCGCTCGTCGTGCTGCCGCAGGTGGATCACGCGATCCGCCGCCACATGCGCGAGGCGCTCGAGCGGCATCGCAAGGGGCGGCGCGGCGGACCCGGCCGGCGCGGGCCGCACGGATTCGGCGGCCCCGGCGGTCCCGGGGAGCACGGATTCGGCGGCCCCGGCGGTCCCGGGGAGCCGCCGCCGCCGTTCGCGCCGCCGTTCGCGGGCGAAGGCGGCCCTGCGCCGCTGTAGGTCGCGCACCTCGGACCGGTCCGGCCCGGTCGGCGGAGTGCCGGCCGGGCCATCGGTTTGTGCATATGCAACGGCCGCACGCATTCCGCCGGCGGACAGCGGCGGCGTGCGCCGCGCCGTGGCGCGCGCACCGGGACGAGCCGGACGGGTTCCCCGGCGCGGCGCGCGTCGTGCGCGCCGGGGCAAAACGCGCGGGCCGCGTCGCGACGGCGCGACGCGATCCGCGCTACACTCCCAAGTCATGGTGAACGCGACCTGCGAGAAGTGCGGCTCGCAGCATGCTCTCGACGAGGCGTCCGTTCCACCGAGCGGCAAAGTGATCAAGTGCCCGCAGTGTTCGCACCCGATCACGGTCATGCCGCCCGGCGCGACGGTGATGGGGCTCGGCGGCGCTGCCGTGCCGCCGGCCGCGCCCGGCCGGGCGACCGCGAAAGACGCCGGCTCGCGCGCCGCGACGGCGGGGCCGCCGTTCGGGGGAGCGCCAGCCGGCCGGCCGTCGCCGCCTGCGGCCGACGGGGGGCTCGATCTGCCGGCGCCGGTGGGGCCGACGCCGACGCGCGGGGACGGGGGGCTCGACCTGCCGGCGCCGAAGGCTCCCGCGCGCACGGTATTCGGCACGGGGCCGGGGCGGGCTCCGGACGCGGCGGACCTGCCGGCGCCGGTGGGGCCGGCGCCGACGCGCGGGGACGGAGGGCTCGACCTGCCGGCGCCGAAGGGATTTTTCGACGACGTGCCGGCGCCGGGCGGTGGGACGGCGGACCTGCCGGCGCCGAAGGGGTTTTTCGACGACGTGCCGGCGCCGGCGAGCGCCGCCCCGGTCGCGCGAGCGGGCACGGGCACGACCGG
This window of the Deltaproteobacteria bacterium genome carries:
- the recR gene encoding recombination protein RecR encodes the protein MSDPITRLVQRLSRLPGIGEKTATRLALHIVRAPEAHVRELAQALEEVVDKIRLCSVCQHLTEADPCALCADARRDTRSICVVALPSDLLAIERTGGYRGAYHVLHGLLSPLEGIGPEDLRIGELMARLQPGDIDEVILALSANVEGEATAMYLARLIKPLGIRVTRIASGLPVGGELEYADRATIARALDHRSEV
- a CDS encoding periplasmic heavy metal sensor — protein: MIRNLVALLVAGVVAAAPAVSDAQTKRSRRKAAEPPAAQLTPEQRAKVRQRVRALRAWKLTEALNLDEATAAKLFPVLDSFDDKFVEAMREGAELRGRLRKAIEGGGRVDDAAVNRIVDAMLANQRRIWELNEQRFAAVRKVLSPVQAAKALVVLPQVDHAIRRHMREALERHRKGRRGGPGRRGPHGFGGPGGPGEHGFGGPGGPGEPPPPFAPPFAGEGGPAPL
- a CDS encoding nucleoside deaminase, producing the protein MGIALEQARAAGAAGDVPVGAAIAIDGQLVATGRNRRQATGDPTAHAEIEALRAAARRVGNWRVEGTLYVTQEPCPMCAGALVNARVRRLVYGCDNPKAGAVRTLYAIPTDGRLNHRVEVVGGVRAGECGALLTAFFEALRARKAAARTAGGEAVPPGRHDETDTER
- a CDS encoding sigma-70 family RNA polymerase sigma factor, which codes for MSYAFAQGLPAAAGADRRPVTADSDTDLVERANRGDRGAFEELVRRYQRPLFYLALRYVKNEADAADVVQRAFVRAFRGLRRFRGEASVRTWLYRIAINLSLNHVRDRRREQPADIDAAALRTEAVGSARLERRERARRLRAAIAQLPPKQRAVVELRIYDELPFRDIAAVVGGTENAAKVNFHYGMRRLRALVQAQEDVP
- the dnaX gene encoding DNA polymerase III subunit gamma/tau, with translation MSYLVLARKYRPQTFSQVVGQEHVTRTLANAFAQDRVHHAFLFCGPRGVGKTTAARILGKALNCARGPTADPCGECESCTAIANGSAVDYYEMDGASNRGIDAIRELREAVRYQPAQLRKKVYVIDEVHMLTTEAFNALLKTLEEPPPHVTFVLATTEPHKLPNTILSRCQRYDFKLVPAAKLTAFLEDIFRKEGIDFERAALALIVRESGGSVRDALSLADQMISFAGDEPIAEARVAEVLGVADRALTRSLVTALAAGDAKTALEAVDAAVARGVDEVQIARAIVRYVRDLAVLQASGGAVELVEGSDEERAELASQAAALDRPRVRQLYERMLRACDELAGTRMPRLALDLALIDVAATEPVLPLGDLLDRLEELERRLGRGSFRVTGGSAAGQGGGAGEPARDGGRGAARPARPGTGGAVREAAGPAAASGSPAAGDPRAAEPHARSAPADSRRRAPVPGDGAPVPAPAASDARGAPARPASASAGAAGGPAPRGTPPADPLAEWEAVIAELEAARAMTLVAAAQQARIVSWTEDAVTVALPEGSMEAAIAQERANVSLIETVLGKRFGRRVRFRVVAGAADAPVQAKSLVEIDRERAERERAEREREAREHPLTQLVLHTFGAEIAHIKEIKTDGG
- a CDS encoding roadblock/LC7 domain-containing protein, producing MSTNQLVMYEEELEQINAVCQSLHRDSNAIAVLVIDKNGQSIAAAGEVDNLDVTSLSSLTAGNVAATGGIANLLQEKEFAGQFHEGERTNVHISIVAGRMIVVVLFDERSSLGLVRLRVRKAAGALEKILEELFRKSQDSAAANVFAEITDDDIDNLFND
- a CDS encoding gliding-motility protein MglA is translated as MSFINYSSREINCKIVYYGPGLCGKTTNLRYIYNKTNPEAKGKMLELATETERTLFFDFLPLSLGEIRGFRTRFHLYTVPGQVFYDASRKLILKGVDGVVFVADSQMERMEANIESLENLRDNLKEQGYDLDKLPYVVQYNKRDLPNAAPLEELEELLNPTKVASFEAVATKGVGVFDTLKAVAKLVLTELKRGG
- a CDS encoding YbaB/EbfC family nucleoid-associated protein, translated to MADDGGFKMPDLGNLVQLAQDMQRKVADVQAQLAAKTCEASAGGGMVTATVNGQYDVVSIRIDPEVVDPADVAMLEDLVTAAVNQAIEKVREMTKAEMAKLTGGLAIPGMPQLF